A single window of Archangium gephyra DNA harbors:
- a CDS encoding anti-sigma factor family protein, which yields MPAQLSHRETKALFIALADEELPAEKAQAVRSHLDGCGECAQGWQRYSATVLRVRNVEKQKAPPALASLVMTRVKRQRRFGLKRLHQMHAHYRLPVEILIPLLIAAAVGAFLIMSAP from the coding sequence ATGCCAGCGCAGCTCAGCCACCGCGAGACCAAGGCCTTGTTCATCGCCCTCGCCGACGAGGAGCTCCCCGCCGAGAAGGCCCAGGCGGTGCGCTCGCACCTGGACGGGTGCGGCGAGTGCGCGCAGGGGTGGCAGCGCTATTCGGCCACCGTGCTGCGGGTGCGCAACGTGGAGAAGCAGAAGGCTCCACCGGCGCTGGCCTCCCTGGTGATGACGCGGGTGAAGCGCCAGCGGCGCTTCGGCCTCAAGCGGCTGCACCAGATGCACGCGCACTACCGCCTGCCCGTGGAGATCCTCATTCCGCTGCTCATCGCGGCCGCGGTGGGGGCCTTCCTCATCATGTCCGCGCCCTGA
- a CDS encoding RNA polymerase sigma factor, with translation MSSSGVLGMETEGTPVSAEAEAAAREERLLLARLRRGDAGAFESLVNTHQDRLYDFCVRMLGDREEANDLVQDVFVSAHQNLSRFREDSKLSTWLFRIGKNHCINRLKYLKRRGRGRSEEYGEQSEGALAELLGSPPGPDAALESAREQARVQWAISQLEPDARMLVALRDIEGLSYEEIVDITELALGTVKSRLHRAREKLADLLGRLEE, from the coding sequence GTGTCTTCGAGCGGGGTGCTCGGGATGGAGACAGAGGGAACGCCGGTGTCCGCCGAGGCCGAGGCCGCCGCGCGCGAGGAGCGTCTGTTGCTGGCGCGCCTGCGGCGGGGTGACGCGGGGGCCTTCGAGTCGCTGGTGAACACGCACCAGGACCGGCTCTACGACTTCTGTGTGCGGATGTTGGGGGACCGGGAGGAGGCGAACGATCTGGTGCAGGACGTCTTCGTGAGCGCCCACCAGAACCTGTCGCGCTTCCGGGAGGACTCGAAGCTGTCCACGTGGTTGTTCCGGATTGGAAAGAACCACTGCATCAACCGGCTGAAGTACCTGAAGCGGCGGGGGAGGGGACGCTCGGAGGAGTACGGCGAGCAGAGCGAGGGGGCACTGGCGGAGCTGTTGGGCTCGCCGCCGGGGCCGGACGCGGCGCTGGAGTCGGCCAGGGAACAGGCGCGGGTGCAGTGGGCCATCTCGCAGCTGGAGCCGGACGCCCGGATGCTGGTGGCCCTGAGGGACATCGAGGGGTTGTCTTACGAGGAGATCGTCGACATCACGGAGCTGGCGTTGGGTACCGTGAAGAGTCGGCTCCACCGGGCACGGGAGAAGCTGGCGGATCTCCTGGGGCGGCTTGAGGAATGA
- the lysS gene encoding lysine--tRNA ligase, whose product MADTPENKNAEADLGSKEQEIYDQRLEKARKWRDSGFNPYGNGYRPQHLAAEIIARHGTQSMEEIEKAEPAVYDVAGRIVAVRSFGKAAFVKLRDRSGEIQVHLKKDALGDAYELFKLTDMGDFIAAQGAVFRSKTGELTLSATKFVPLTKSLRPLPEKWHGLTDVEVRYRQRYLDMVSNPDVKQVFLKRNKLVRFIRDFLDTRDFVEVETPMMHPLVSGAAARPFRTHHNALDIDLYMRIAPELYLKRLVVGGIERVYEINRNFRNEGISTRHNPEFTMLEFYQAYATFEDLMDLTEEMLSGAAKAVTGDTKVTYQGHVLDFGKGWKRIPMTEAIREVVPSLSDKDMADPERLRSELLKTSHGDAERRAVETMHHGELVGALFEHHVEQKLVHPTFITHYPTAVSPLARRNDQNPDITDRFELFVAGREIGNAFSELNDPLDQKDRFLAQLDAKQRGQQETMDYDEDYIRALEHGMPPTAGEGIGIDRVAMLFTDAPSIRDVILFPLLKPLAK is encoded by the coding sequence ATGGCTGACACTCCAGAGAACAAGAACGCGGAAGCGGACCTCGGGTCCAAGGAGCAGGAGATCTACGACCAGCGCCTCGAGAAGGCGCGCAAATGGCGGGACTCCGGCTTCAACCCGTACGGCAACGGCTACCGCCCCCAGCACCTGGCCGCGGAGATCATCGCCCGCCACGGCACCCAGTCCATGGAGGAGATCGAGAAGGCCGAGCCCGCCGTCTACGACGTGGCTGGCCGCATCGTGGCCGTGCGCAGCTTCGGCAAGGCCGCCTTCGTCAAGCTGCGCGACCGCTCGGGGGAGATCCAGGTCCACCTCAAGAAGGACGCCCTCGGGGACGCCTACGAGCTCTTCAAGCTCACGGACATGGGTGACTTCATCGCCGCCCAGGGCGCCGTGTTCCGCTCGAAGACGGGCGAGCTGACCCTGTCCGCCACGAAGTTCGTGCCGCTCACCAAGTCCCTGCGGCCCCTGCCCGAGAAGTGGCACGGCCTGACGGACGTCGAGGTCCGCTACCGCCAGCGCTACCTCGACATGGTCTCCAACCCGGACGTGAAGCAGGTGTTCCTCAAGCGCAACAAGCTGGTGCGCTTCATCCGGGACTTCCTCGACACGCGCGACTTCGTCGAGGTGGAGACGCCGATGATGCACCCGCTGGTGTCCGGCGCGGCGGCCCGGCCCTTCCGCACCCACCACAACGCCCTGGACATCGATCTGTACATGCGGATCGCCCCGGAGCTGTACCTCAAGCGCCTGGTGGTGGGCGGCATCGAGCGCGTCTACGAGATCAACCGCAACTTCCGCAACGAGGGCATCAGCACCCGGCACAACCCCGAGTTCACGATGCTCGAGTTCTACCAGGCCTACGCCACGTTCGAGGACCTGATGGACCTCACCGAGGAGATGCTCTCGGGCGCGGCGAAGGCGGTGACGGGCGACACGAAGGTGACCTACCAGGGGCACGTGCTGGACTTCGGCAAGGGGTGGAAGCGCATCCCCATGACCGAGGCCATCCGCGAAGTCGTCCCGTCCCTGAGCGACAAGGACATGGCGGACCCGGAGCGGCTGCGGAGCGAGCTGCTCAAGACGTCGCATGGCGACGCCGAGCGCCGCGCCGTGGAGACCATGCACCACGGCGAGCTGGTGGGCGCGCTCTTCGAGCACCACGTGGAGCAGAAGCTGGTGCACCCCACCTTCATCACCCACTACCCGACCGCCGTGAGCCCCCTGGCGCGCCGCAACGACCAGAACCCGGACATCACCGACCGCTTCGAGCTCTTCGTCGCGGGCCGGGAGATCGGCAACGCCTTCTCCGAGCTGAATGATCCGCTCGATCAGAAGGATCGCTTCCTCGCCCAGCTGGACGCCAAGCAGCGCGGCCAGCAGGAGACGATGGACTACGACGAGGACTACATCCGCGCCCTCGAGCACGGCATGCCGCCCACGGCCGGCGAGGGCATCGGGATTGATCGCGTCGCGATGCTGTTCACGGACGCACCGTCGATCCGCGACGTCATCCTCTTCCCCCTCCTCAAGCCGCTTGCGAAGTAG
- the prfB gene encoding peptide chain release factor 2 (programmed frameshift) codes for MANDSMEKINGLRERLLALRGHLDLDRKRSRIALIERESTLPNFWDDNTKAQAMLKEKTTLESSVSAYEKTMRGLDDAQVLFELSAELNDEASAKEAEDSLGSLESEVARLELARMLSGEQDRSNCFMDINAGAGGTDSMDWAAMLMRMYTRYCEQKGWKVEINDAVEGEEAGFKNVSLRIEGEFAYGYLKAEVGVHRLVRISPFDANARRQTAFASVDVYPEVDDTIKIDIPEKDYELKFIRGGGAGGQKVNKTSSTAQLRHLPTNILITCQTERSQSANKDMAFKILRARLYELELKKREAEQAAAEAQKKDISFGSQIRSYVLAPYRMVKDLRTGVETGNVDAVLDGSLEEFVTAQLMGVKNPNRNVPE; via the exons ATGGCCAACGACTCGATGGAGAAGATCAACGGACTTCGGGAGCGCCTGCTCGCGCTCCGGGGGCATCTT GACCTCGACCGCAAGCGGTCCCGCATCGCGCTGATCGAGCGAGAGTCCACGCTCCCCAACTTCTGGGACGACAACACCAAGGCGCAGGCGATGCTCAAGGAGAAGACCACGCTCGAGTCGAGCGTGAGCGCCTACGAGAAGACGATGCGCGGCCTGGATGACGCCCAGGTGCTCTTCGAGCTGTCCGCCGAGCTCAACGACGAAGCCAGCGCCAAGGAGGCCGAGGACTCGCTCGGCTCGCTCGAGTCGGAGGTCGCCAGGCTGGAGCTGGCGCGGATGCTCTCCGGCGAGCAGGACCGCTCCAACTGCTTCATGGACATCAACGCCGGTGCCGGTGGCACCGACTCCATGGACTGGGCCGCCATGCTCATGCGCATGTACACGCGCTACTGCGAGCAGAAGGGCTGGAAGGTCGAGATCAACGACGCGGTGGAGGGCGAAGAGGCGGGCTTCAAGAACGTCTCGCTGCGCATCGAAGGCGAGTTCGCCTACGGCTACCTCAAGGCCGAGGTGGGGGTGCACCGGCTGGTGCGCATCAGCCCCTTCGACGCCAACGCGCGCCGGCAGACGGCCTTCGCCTCGGTGGACGTCTATCCGGAGGTCGATGACACCATCAAGATCGACATCCCGGAGAAGGACTACGAGCTGAAGTTCATCCGCGGCGGTGGCGCGGGCGGTCAGAAGGTCAACAAGACCTCGTCCACGGCGCAGCTGCGCCACCTGCCCACCAACATCCTCATCACCTGCCAGACGGAGCGCTCGCAGTCGGCCAACAAGGACATGGCCTTCAAGATCCTCCGTGCCCGCCTCTACGAGCTGGAGCTCAAGAAGCGCGAGGCCGAGCAGGCCGCCGCCGAGGCCCAGAAGAAGGACATCTCCTTCGGCTCGCAGATCCGCTCCTACGTGCTCGCGCCCTACCGCATGGTGAAGGACCTGCGCACCGGCGTGGAGACGGGCAACGTGGACGCCGTCCTGGACGGCAGCCTCGAGGAGTTCGTCACCGCCCAGCTCATGGGCGTGAAGAACCCCAACCGCAACGTCCCCGAGTAG